AAGTCCACTGACTACGGCAACCTGCTCCTGCGTTGCTCTAACCCCCTACATCCATGTAGGTCTCCTTCGGGTCTTTCAGAGAAACGCCCTCTCTGTGTTAAGAGTGATTGAAAGGTATTAACATTCCTGCTCACTCTTGCCTTGATAGGCCATTTCTCTGATAAGACTGATGTCCAGAAGACTTATTCGCATCTTCCTTAAGCGCTTAATGCCTCTTTTGGCTTGGCAGATTTACGATCAAGCAGAGCATCAACGATTTCTTTTGAGCGAACCGCTAATACTGAAAGTAGTGTGTCACTCAAACCATGAGAAGATTCACAACAACCTTGTAAGAAGACATTGACATGGCATTGCTTGGTCATAGGAATTCGATAGCTGCGCTCAACAGGTGACACTGCCATAAAAGGCTGTATCTTACTCAGCATTTGGTTAAAACCATCATAGCGATAACCCGTGGCGAGAATCACGGCGTCATAATCTTGCCAGTTTTGTTGATTATTGATTCGATCATTTAAGCGAATGGACACCTTATTGTCTTTATTGACAGTTTCTTGAATATCGTGACAACGTAAGTATTTATGCTGTCCTTTCCCAGTGACTCTTTGTAAGTAGAGTCTTTCATAAATGGCGTGCAACTCTTCTGTGTCGACCACCGAATAATTGGTGCCACTGAAATGATTGAGAATGGATTGTCGTTCAGACTCTTTGCAAGAATAAATGTGATCAGTGAACTCAGGGTTAAAGATTTCGTTAACAAAGTGGCTGTCGTCAGCAGGGTGTAAGGCAAAGCGACGATTAATCATATGAACTTCACCTTGTTCAAATTGATTACACAGATCAACAAAAATTTCTGCGGCACTTTGTCCTGCCCCAACCACGGCTAACTTGGCGTCACTGGGCAGGGTACGGAGGTGAGTGTCACGCCACATTTTATAACCTGAAGAATGCAATACATTGGCATGTTCAAGGCCCTTAAACTGTTCTGGAAGTTTTGCTGCGCCTCCCATCCCAAGAATAAGGTTTTTTGCTACTCTGACGGTTTTTTCACCGTATTGATTGGTCGCCGTCACTCTCACTTTGGCGACCTCTCCATTGTCATCTTCTATGGGCTGAATATCGATGACTTTTTGTTCGTAATGCACAAGGTCACTAAAGTGTTGCGCCACCCAAGTAAGATAGTCATTAAACTCTAAGCGAGAAGGGTGTTGGCTGCCTAGATTGATAAAAGCATTGAGTCTGTTATGAGCATGTAGATAATTTACAAAGGTGTAAGGGCTCATTGGGTTACGTAGCGTCACCAAATCTTTGAGACATGAGATTTGCATACGCGTGCCATCCAATAGCATGCCGCCATGCCATTCAAAATGGGGTTTTTGTTCTAAGAAACAATAACTCAACTGACTTTTCTGAGCTTGTTCCTCAAGTGCGATGGCGATAGACAGGTTAGCAGGTCCTAGACCAATACCAAGCACGTCATATTCCTTAATTTCGTTTGTCATATTCACCTCATGTTCGTATTTACGTTGGCTCGCTATAAAATGGACTGTTTGCTTAATGAGGTTGAGAACCAGTTTGCTAAGATGAGCAGATGGATCTCCTCCCAATACACCTAAAAACAATCCGTGAAGAAAGTGTCTCTCAACTGGTACATTAAGGCTGAACGCTTATGGGGAAAGTCGAACTCTTTTAGTTTGGCAAACCCGTATTTTTGTAAATAAGCGATCATCTTATGGTTATCCGCTCTTGGCTCGCTGACGATCTTTGCTGTCCTTGGATCATTTAAGTAAAGGTAATGGCACACGGAAGGTAACCAAGCTGCCACCTTGTGTGCGCCACGATGTTTTTCTTCGCCGACTAGCATGTGAATGCCACGATCATAGTCGCCAACCGGATAATAAGGCGCGATGCGATCTTCTTTGGCCCAATAGGCTTCTATGTAGGCAAATGGCTCATCGTCTAAACAGACAATCAATAATTGATTTTTCGGATTGGCCGTCTGTTCCAGCAGATACGCTTTATGTTCTGCTAAACTGCCTTTTTGGTCCCAAAAGGCCGCCACACGCTCGCTGTTTTGCCATTGGTTAAACAAGGCTAAATGGGATTCGACATCCAAACCTAACAAGCGAAGGGTTTGTTTTAGTTCAGGAATATAGCGACGGTATAGTTCACCTTGTTGCGCTGC
The window above is part of the Marinomonas sp. THO17 genome. Proteins encoded here:
- a CDS encoding SidA/IucD/PvdA family monooxygenase; amino-acid sequence: MTNEIKEYDVLGIGLGPANLSIAIALEEQAQKSQLSYCFLEQKPHFEWHGGMLLDGTRMQISCLKDLVTLRNPMSPYTFVNYLHAHNRLNAFINLGSQHPSRLEFNDYLTWVAQHFSDLVHYEQKVIDIQPIEDDNGEVAKVRVTATNQYGEKTVRVAKNLILGMGGAAKLPEQFKGLEHANVLHSSGYKMWRDTHLRTLPSDAKLAVVGAGQSAAEIFVDLCNQFEQGEVHMINRRFALHPADDSHFVNEIFNPEFTDHIYSCKESERQSILNHFSGTNYSVVDTEELHAIYERLYLQRVTGKGQHKYLRCHDIQETVNKDNKVSIRLNDRINNQQNWQDYDAVILATGYRYDGFNQMLSKIQPFMAVSPVERSYRIPMTKQCHVNVFLQGCCESSHGLSDTLLSVLAVRSKEIVDALLDRKSAKPKEALSA
- a CDS encoding GNAT family N-acetyltransferase, whose translation is MSITSGRQEVSLSSGRLSVRPEGQGQAVLEVCSLAKDEQLQGFALLFETCPELRSIQVTEESLVGVQSLIHHLESGQAILWREAVMQCSEPWLLQPRPTFPHKQILTQAGYHPMRPAAQQGELYRRYIPELKQTLRLLGLDVESHLALFNQWQNSERVAAFWDQKGSLAEHKAYLLEQTANPKNQLLIVCLDDEPFAYIEAYWAKEDRIAPYYPVGDYDRGIHMLVGEEKHRGAHKVAAWLPSVCHYLYLNDPRTAKIVSEPRADNHKMIAYLQKYGFAKLKEFDFPHKRSALMYQLRDTFFTDCF